Part of the Solwaraspora sp. WMMA2065 genome is shown below.
CGGGCAGCCCGTCGACCCGGCCAAGGGCGAAATGCCCTGATCATCGGGCAGTCGCACCGGGTGTGCGAACGGAAACGGGCGGCAACCCCCGTGGGGGATCGCCGCCCGCAACCAACCTCGGTGTGGGTCAGGTCACTTGAGGGTGACCTTGGCGCCCTCCGCCTCCAGCTTGGCCTTGGCCTTGTCGGCGGTCTCCTTGTTGGCCTTCTCCAGGACCGCCTTCGGCGCGGCCTCGACCAGGTCCTTGGCCTCCTTGAGGCCGAGGCCGGTCAGCTCCCGGACCACCTTGATGACCTGAATCTTCTTGCCACCGTCCGCGTCGAGGATGACGTCGAACTCGTCCTTCTCCGGCTCGGCCTCGGCCGGTGCGGCGGCCGGGCCACCAGCGGCCGCGACGGCCACCGGCGCGGCGGCGGTCACGTCGAAGGTCTCCTCGAACTGCTTCACGAACTCCGAGAGCTCGATCAGCGTCATCTCCTTGAACGCGTCGAGCAGCTCGTCGGTGCTGAGCTTCGCCATGGTCGGCTTCCTTTCGAATTGAGTACGTTGACGGGGCGCTGGCGGGTCAGGCCTGCGTACCCTCGGATTCGCGCTTGTCCTGCAGCGCTGCCGCCAGGCGGGCGGTCTTCGACAGCGGGGCCTGCAGCACGGCCGCGGCCTTGCTCAGGTTCGCCTTCATGCCACCGGCCAGCTTGGCCAGCAGCACCTCGCGGGACTCGAGGTCGGCCAACTTGTTGACCTCGGTCGCGGTGATCGCGCGCCCCTCGAAGACCCCGCCCTTGATGACCAGCATCGGGTTGGCCTTGGCGAAGTCGCGCAGGCCCTTCGCGGCCTCGACCACGTCGCCGGAGACGAAGGTGAGCGCGGTAGGACCGGTGAACAGCGCGTCGAGTCCGTCGATACCCGCGTCCGACGCGGCCCGCTTGGCCAGGGTGTTCTTCGCCACCGAGTAGGTCGCGCTCTGCCCCAGCGAACGGCGCAGCTGGGTCAGCTGGGCGACGGTGAGACCCCGGTACTCGGTGAGCACCGTGGCACCCGATTCACGGAACCGTTCGGTCAGGTCGGCGACCGCAGTCGCCTTGTCGGCACGAACCGGCTTGTCCGCCATGTCCCTCCTCTCTGGTGCTCCAGGCTGGCGGTCGGCCGGCGGATGGCCGGCCGGCCGGGAAGATCCCGCGCCCACGAAAAACGCCCCGGGCGCAGGGCGCACGGGGCGAGACAGCCGTCAGCCGACGGCGATGACTCATCGTCCGTTCCGCCCCTGCGCGGGCCGCCCGTGAAAACGGGACCTTCAACCGTGCCGAGGCACGGTGACCAGCGGTCTTTGGGTGTGGATAGGGCAAGCGTACGGCACCGCAGCGGCAGGCACCAAATTCGCCCGGCACGGCGGTGGGGGCGGGGTCCGCCGGACCCCGCCCCCACCGTCAGTCGATCTGGACCGCTCAGCCTTCGCTGGTCGCCTCGTGCAGGTCCTTGACCACGTTCGGGTCCACCGGTACGCCCGGCCCCATGGTGGTGGTCAGCACGACCTTCCTGAGGTACTTGCCCTTGGCCGCGGACGGCTTGGCCCGCAGCACCTCGTCGAGTACGGCCGCGTAGTTGTCGATCAGCTGGGCCTCGCCGAACGAGGCCTTCCCGATGATCAGGTGCAGGTTGGAGTGCTTGTCCACCCGGAAGGCGATCTTGCCGCCCTTGATGTCCGAGACGGCCTTGGTCACGTCCATGGTGACCGTACCGGTCTTCGGGTTCGGCATCAGGCCGCGCGGGCCCAGGATCCGCGCGATCCGGCCGATCTTCGCCATCTGGTCCGGGGTGGCGATCGCCGCGTCGAAGTCCAGCCAGCCGCCCTGAATCCGGGCAACCAGCTCATCGGTGCCGACCTCGTCCGCGCCGGCGGCGACGGCCTCCTCCGCCTTCGCCCCAGCGGCGAAGACGATCACTCGGGCCGTCTTGCCCGTACCGTGCGGCAGGTTGACCGTGCCGCGGACCATCTGGTCCGCCTTGCGCGGGTCGATGCCGAGGCGCATCGCGACCTCGACCGTGGCGTCGAACTTCGACGAGCTCGTCTCCTTGGCCAACTTCACCGCCTCGGCCGGGGCGTACAGCTTCGTCCGGTCGATCTGCTCGGTGGCCTTGCGGTAGTTCTTGCTGCGCTGCATTGTCTCTGGCTCCTGTGGTCACTGGCGGGCGACGCCGTGCGCGCGCCCTCCCACGTCGGTCGGCTCCGACCCGCAGTCGCGGGTCGGGACGGTCACTCCTTGACGGTGATGCCCATCGACCGGGCGGTCCCGGTGATGATCTTCTCCGCCTGCTCGATGCTGTTCGCGTTGAGGTCGGCCATCTTCTTCTCGGCGATCTCCCGCAGCTGGGCGGTGGTCACCTGGCCGACCTTGGTGGTGTGCGGCACACCCGAGCCCTTCTGGATCCCGGCGGCCTTGAGCAGCAGCCGGGCAGCGGGCGGGGTCTTCAGCACGAAGGTGAAGGACCGGTCCTCGTACACGCTGATCTCAGCGGGCACGATGTCGCCCCGCTGGGATTCGGTCTGCGCGTTGTACGTCTTGCAGAACTCCATGATGTTCACGCCGTGCTGACCCAGCGCCGGACCGACCGGCGGTGCCGGGGTGGCCTGACCCGCCGGCAACTGCAGCGTGAACGTCTTGACGAGCTTCTTCTTCGGAGGCATGTCACTTCCTGGGGCTTGATCTGGTGTTCCGCACCGGATCTGCGGGACGTCACCGGCGACTGGCCGTCGTCCGGCACGGGCTGGCGAGCCCTCGACACGCGCGCACGGTCAGGCGCGGCCCAGGGCCGACGTTCTAGGTTAGCGCAGCTGACGGCGGCAGCCCAGCTGGGGTTGCCGCCGTCGGTGTGCCGCAGGGGTTACGCAGGCGCGGAGAACCGCAGGCCCGGCTGTGCCGGAGTCAGATCTTGGCGACCTGGTTGAAGTTCAGCTCCACCGGGGTCTCCCGGCCGAAGATCGACACCAGCACCTTCAGCTTCTGCTGGTCGGCGTTGATCTCGCTGATCGTGGCCGGCAACGAGGCGAACGCGCCGTCGGTAACGGTGACCGAGTCGCCGACCTCGAAGTCCAGCACCTTGACCTCGGGCTTGGCCTTCTTGGGCTCGGCCGTCACCGCCGGGACGAGCCACTTGAGCACCTCGTTGAGCGACAACGGCGCCGGCCGGTCGGCCCGGTCGGTCGCCCCGACGAAGCCGGTGACGCCCGGGGTGTTACGCACGCAGGAGTACGACTCCGGGGTGAGGTCCATCCGGACCAGGATGTAGCCGGGGAAGACCTTGTTCTGCACCTGGAGCCGCTTGCCGTTCTTGACCTCGACCTCCTCCCGGGTCGGCACCTCGACCTGGAAGATGTACTCCTCCATGTCGAGGCTGGTGATCCGGGTCTCGAGGTTGGTCTTGACCTTGTTCTCGTAGCCGGCGTACGAGTGCACCACGTACCAGTCACCTGGCGCGTAGCGCAGCTTCTGCCGCAGCTCGGCGACCGGGTCGAACTCCTCGTCGTCGGCCACGGCGACGGGTTCGGCGACGTCGGCCGCAGAACTGTCCGGACTGTCCGGACTGTCTGGCCCGACGGCGGAGCCGTTGGCGTCGGCCGGGGGCTCGTCCGCCCCGGCAGCGGGGACCGGTGGTGCGCTGGCGGCCTCAACCGACTCATCAGCCGCCGCCGTGGCCACCGTCGACTGGTCGTCGGTGACGCTGGCGGTCTCGTCGTACTCAGGCACGCTTGCTCACTTCCGTCACAAAATCAGCTGGGGTTGCCGAATACCCACAGCACACCTTTGGCGAACACGAAGTCCAGCCCGGCCACGATGGTCAGCATGACCGCGATGAACACGACCACCACGGCGGTGTAGGTCAGCAACTCCTTACGAGTCGGCCAGATGACCTTACGCAGCTCGGCGACCACTTCGCGGACGAACCGGATGATCCGTCCGAAAAACCCCACCCCGGCCTCGGCCTTCGCCTTAGGTCGTCCCTCGGACGACTCCGCCTTGGCCCTGCTCCGGGTGGCCGTGCCACCCCGTGCCGCCGGCTCCTCGTCGTCGACCTCGTCCTCGACCGACGTCTCGTCGATCGACTCGTCCTCGGGGCGGTCGTCCGCGGCGTCATCGCCACGCCGGTTCCTCTCGGCCATCTCGCCCTCCGTCGCGGTGGTCGGGTCGCGCGCCAGGTCAGACGCGCTGCGTCGTGCACGTCGGCCATTCCCCTTGCGGGACGGCCGCCAACGGGGACGGCAGCCGACCCACCGGGTCGGTCAGGCCTTGGGCGCAGGGGTGACAGGACTTGAACCTGCAGCCTGCGGTTTTGGAGACCGCTGCTCTGCCAATTGAGCTACACCCCTGTGCGGGTCGGCAACCCCACCCAACCCCGCGGGGCGCACGGCCACGCAGGACTGAACAGGGGTCACAGGCCCCACGGCGGA
Proteins encoded:
- the nusG gene encoding transcription termination/antitermination protein NusG, with amino-acid sequence MPEYDETASVTDDQSTVATAAADESVEAASAPPVPAAGADEPPADANGSAVGPDSPDSPDSSAADVAEPVAVADDEEFDPVAELRQKLRYAPGDWYVVHSYAGYENKVKTNLETRITSLDMEEYIFQVEVPTREEVEVKNGKRLQVQNKVFPGYILVRMDLTPESYSCVRNTPGVTGFVGATDRADRPAPLSLNEVLKWLVPAVTAEPKKAKPEVKVLDFEVGDSVTVTDGAFASLPATISEINADQQKLKVLVSIFGRETPVELNFNQVAKI
- the rplL gene encoding 50S ribosomal protein L7/L12 translates to MAKLSTDELLDAFKEMTLIELSEFVKQFEETFDVTAAAPVAVAAAGGPAAAPAEAEPEKDEFDVILDADGGKKIQVIKVVRELTGLGLKEAKDLVEAAPKAVLEKANKETADKAKAKLEAEGAKVTLK
- the rplK gene encoding 50S ribosomal protein L11, which encodes MPPKKKLVKTFTLQLPAGQATPAPPVGPALGQHGVNIMEFCKTYNAQTESQRGDIVPAEISVYEDRSFTFVLKTPPAARLLLKAAGIQKGSGVPHTTKVGQVTTAQLREIAEKKMADLNANSIEQAEKIITGTARSMGITVKE
- the rplJ gene encoding 50S ribosomal protein L10 → MADKPVRADKATAVADLTERFRESGATVLTEYRGLTVAQLTQLRRSLGQSATYSVAKNTLAKRAASDAGIDGLDALFTGPTALTFVSGDVVEAAKGLRDFAKANPMLVIKGGVFEGRAITATEVNKLADLESREVLLAKLAGGMKANLSKAAAVLQAPLSKTARLAAALQDKRESEGTQA
- the rplA gene encoding 50S ribosomal protein L1; its protein translation is MQRSKNYRKATEQIDRTKLYAPAEAVKLAKETSSSKFDATVEVAMRLGIDPRKADQMVRGTVNLPHGTGKTARVIVFAAGAKAEEAVAAGADEVGTDELVARIQGGWLDFDAAIATPDQMAKIGRIARILGPRGLMPNPKTGTVTMDVTKAVSDIKGGKIAFRVDKHSNLHLIIGKASFGEAQLIDNYAAVLDEVLRAKPSAAKGKYLRKVVLTTTMGPGVPVDPNVVKDLHEATSEG
- the secE gene encoding preprotein translocase subunit SecE — protein: MAERNRRGDDAADDRPEDESIDETSVEDEVDDEEPAARGGTATRSRAKAESSEGRPKAKAEAGVGFFGRIIRFVREVVAELRKVIWPTRKELLTYTAVVVVFIAVMLTIVAGLDFVFAKGVLWVFGNPS